The Vigna angularis cultivar LongXiaoDou No.4 chromosome 9, ASM1680809v1, whole genome shotgun sequence DNA window tttttattatattttattttttgacatATTTCATAAGACCTATAAACCGTATAAATATATGTGGTATTTTCTGATGGAGTACAATCACATTCTGATATGCTTACTACTCTATACTCATCATAGATCTAAAACTCTTTTACTACCTCCACATTTTATATTATCCTACACCTTACCAACAATAAAAACTTAAGTCTATACAAATTCTAGaatattgtaaaaaagaaaggaaaaaaaatcaagaacattctatataggtaaaaatctagaacatccCACATAAGTTATGAGTAGTattttctagaataatctatgggtctatacTCATGTGCTCTACCATTTGAGGTAAGACAATCTAATACAACACACACAACTACAAAAAGTATTACTTCCAACTATTAATTCCACATTCTATTATCTCCACAATTTTCTTTATCCTATTAACTTTCCTTTcacaacattaaaatattaataatggtACCCGTTCGATCATCAGGTGTAGATAAATTTTTTCaactacttaaaaaaaaatataactccACTTTACACTACTTCCAAAGTATTTTCTTAGCCCATACTGATAAGTGCAAAAAAGtagtaaattttcatatgaaatttTGGCCCTTCTGTTTCAAAGTGTGTACATTTGTATCAATTCGCCCCAATCTAAGAAAGATGAAATGTAATCATATTTTTTCGAGTTGTTGATTAAAAGGAAATCATTTGATCcctattttttatatgttctaagtaaattaagagagaagagaaaagagagaagagcaaATCCTGCAACAATTCGCCCAAGCTAAAATGATCTCGCTTAAGCAAGATTCGTCTATGAAGCCATTACTTTTaaagtcattctcgcttaagcgagaataatttagcttaagcgagaatgaccaatcttctccaagaagtttCTTCTTCCTTAAGCGATAATCatctagcttaagcgagaattcgcgCAGTATATATACTTAcgattgagaaagaaaaaggacgGGGAGAGCGGTAGAGAAAAAAGTCACAAAGTTACCCAAAgattttttcttcaactttagttgtaggatcttcttcttcatctcttagTATGCTAATGGCTACCATGAGTGGCTGATCTGTTCTCTTGGGATTGAATGTAATCGATTCGAACTCGGATGTAATAtggtgatatttatatataacatttatgtttttattcaatattggTATTTTTGTTATGCTCTTAGTGATTGATTCTATCTGATCAATAGTTTCATGAATGTGGGTTTTAGATTTGACTGGaaagtatttctaaaatatGATCTGAACAAGAATACTTGATATCCTGTGATGCTAGggataaatttaagtttatcaatTGCTTATAACACTCGAATATAATGTTGGACAATTTGTTGGATATGTGAGGAATCAATATTCAAGGAACTAATCTTATGAATTTTATACGCGAGGAATCAGTATAAATGACTTCCGTGTGTTGCATCAATATTGGTAATTTCAGTTGCTATATGTTTATATTCTTTCATATTGCAGACGAGTGAGATAGATGAATTCAATCCCAACTTCTCATATTAAgctttctttaacttatctGTTGttactattttacttttaggCAACGTagtataaattatcaaaattcattattaatcaGATTGAATACCCTTGTATATATGTTGTTTgagataaatttatctatttaactGAAGCTGTTCCTCGTGGGATCGATACTCttacttaaaaatcattatactaTAGTTGACTATTGGTACGCTTGCCAAAAGATTCAACAATGACTACTACCAATTAAACATCATTAATTCCAGTACCTATTTTCAGAGtagaaaattatgatttttagagtgtcaaaatgaagacattctttCGCTCTCAAGATTTATGGGACATTATAGAATATGAATTCACCATTCCAAAAGACACGTGCACTCTTACTACAACTCAAAAAATGAGTTGAAGGAAAACAAGTAGAAGGATTCAATGACTTTATTTACTCTTCAACAAATAATTGATGACataattttctcaaaaataatAGGTGCCACAAGTGCAAAGCAAGCTTGAAACACAATACAAGAGGAGTTTCAACGAAATGATGGCAATGTTAAACTtattgggataaacttaaattttaaggttttattaataattttgtttaaatcttattttattagtttttgggtataataatatttaatttgatttgatagagataaaatagggatacatagttatgattttcggtctatctaggtacaatattattttatgatagattaaacagattttatatttaagatagttgatattttattttcagattttatGTTTATTCCCATAATATTGTAAGTGTCACGACTATTTAAAGTcttcaattatcaatgaataataagactcaattttagaaaaatatctGAGTGTGTTTATCGTGAGATTTTcttaacagtggtatcagagctttatgCTTTGAGTaccgagagagagaaaaagagagagagatgagagaGTCAAACACcatgagagaaaaagtgagtgcTTGAATTTTTTTTGAGAGAGATGTCAAAGGTTGTCAATGGTATGAGTGCGCCACAATTGACGAGAAAAACCAATTATGATTATTAGTGCCTATAGATGAAGGTGTTATTGAGATCCCAAGACATTTGGGATATGGTGGAAGACGGGTACGTTGAACCTGATGAAGATGAACATCAGACGTGGCACATATAACCGCGTTAAAGAAATCACGTGCAAGAGATGGGTCAGCATTGTATTTCCTCTTCAATGTAGTAGATGAGTCGGGATTCGAAAAAATAGCGAATGCTAAATCAGCAAAGGAAGCCTGGGAGATATTGGAGGTTGCGTATAAAGGTGACAACCGCGTTAGACAAGTCCAAATACAAGCTCTCAGTGGAGAGTTTGAACAGTTGAAGATGGAGTCCAAAGAGCATATAACCGAGTACATAACTCGGGTGGAGAAGGTGGTCAACCAACTCGACAGGAATGGAGAACAAATGCCATCTAGCCGGGTTGTGGGAAAAATTTTGAGTTCCCTTACAAAAGATTTCAAAAGTATTGTGTGTGCCATCGAAGAATCGAAGCACTTGTCGGTTCTCATAGTGGATGAACTTGTTGGGTCAATAGAAGCCCACAAACAAAGGAGAAGGAGTTGGAATGATCAAGTTGAACCCGACGATCAAGCATTACAGGTAAagtttgactcaaataaaacTCGGATTACTTAGAGTCGAGGTCCTGGCGGCAGAGGGCGTGGAGGCcgaggacgaggtggacgtgGCCAAGGTAATTTTTAGAATGATAGTGAAGAGAAAACTGGTCAACAGAATTGGCATGACTGAGAACAAGGGAAAGGCCAAGAAGATCGGTCAGGAgttgagtgttttaagtgtggcaagtaTGGTCACTATGCAAACAAGTGTAGATCAAACAAGTGCTACAATTGTGGCAAGGCTGGCCATATTGCAAAGTATTGCAAGATCAAGATAAAGGGGGAGACTAATCTCGTTACAAAAGATGTAGAAGAAGAGTGTGGAATTCTGTTAATGGCAAAGAGCTCGGATGCAGTGGACATGGAGAATCCAATCCCAATAATTGATGAAGTAATCTCGGTAAAGGATGCAACAATTGTGGAGAACGAAATCCTGGAGAAAGAACTCAAACAAACAGATGAAGAGATTCAGCGGATAGGGATGCTTCTAGATGAAGCTAATGAGATTATGAGTAAACAAAGGGTTGAGCTTGAGGAGATGAAGAAGGAAGATGTTGGAGCATGCTTGAAATCAAAGACTGATGAGATTTCTACTAACTCGGTATGATATCTAGATACTGGGCAAGCAATCATATATGTGGGAATtagaactttttttataaactcaCCAAAGTGGAGGCCAAATTTGTGTCTTTCGAAGATGACTCCAAGGTGGTCGTGAAAGGGCGTGGAACAAACCGACATATGTAGAAGAATGGACGAGTTGAAGAGATTAGGGATGTTTACTATGTTCCGAAGCTGAAGATCAATATTTTAAGCATGGGTTAGataattgaaaaaggtaattcaatttttatgaagGACCGGGTACTATATTTAAAGGATAAGCATGGTCGTCTAGCAACCCAAGCAAAAGCGAAGAAGAACCACTTATATGAACTAGAGCTGAAAATCTTTGAGAGAAGATGTTGGAAGCAAAGTATGACTAGCAAGAGCTTGGATAACTCCAACTCAAAtttgattgaaagaagcaaaccCGGTGTGGGATGATGCACATGGAAAGCCGAATGAAGGAAGGAAGAATTTAATTTTGTGGGGgagtttgttgggataaacttaaattttagggttttattaataattttgtttaaatcttattttattagtttttgggtctaataattttttatttgattttataaagataaaatagggatacatagttatgattttcggtttatctaggtagaatattattttatgatagattaagcagattttatttttaagatagttgatattttattttcagattttatttttatttccataaTATTGTAAGTGTCACGACTATTAAAACtttcaattatcaatgaatagtaagactcaattttagaaaaatatttgagtGTGTGTATCGTAAGATTTTCTTAACAAAAATTCACTATCTAAGATGAGAGTTTGAATGAATAAGAGTGAAAGAATTTGAAACCATTAAAGACTACTAttatagaataaaagaaatagttagtcCGATAAGAACCTATGGGAAaaatattcttgacaaaaaaatcgttgagaaaaatttaatttatatttcccAAAAATATTATGCAATTGCAACCATGATTGAACAAATAAAAGATTTGGCTACATCATCAATAACACAACTAATGGGCTCTCttgaagcttatgaacaaagattgaaaagacATGAAGAAGGCTCAGTCAAATATGTCTTtcaatgaaaattgaaattacgGTCTCAGTATAagaaatatgaagaaaataaaagtataggagaaatttctagaaataaagaaaaatctagAAGCTTCTATATGTCTCATCAAGGAAAATATTCTCCATGCGACATTTGTAAAAAGACAAGTCActtggaaaaagattgttggcatcATGAAAAACCTCCATGTCAATACTACAAGAAATTTGGTCATGTAGAGAAGTATGTAGAGGAGTATTGTCGTAATAAAATAAGCATCAAGATGAAGAATACTTCAAACCACGAGTCAAGCAATATGACTATGAAGAATACTTGAAGAAATAGTGAACCACAAGATAGACAAACTATTATCTATTACGACAACAAATCGACAATAGCAATAACAAAAAATTCAGTCTATCATCAAAGAATAAAAGACCTAGCCATTAAATATCACTTCATTCAAGATGTAGAGACAACTAAACAAATTTGATTCAAGTATTGCACAACAGAAGATCAAATTGAAGATATTTTTACGAAGGCATTATTAAGACCAAGATTTAAACTACTACGAGCTATGTTTGGAGTTAATGAATTTATAGCAAGGAAGACTATTAAAAGgtaatgaaaattttagaagaatatagaaaatcctaagatagaaatattaaaatgtaatacaaattctagaatattgtagaaaagcctaatataagaagaagaaaaaatcaagaacattCTACACTgataaaaatctagaacatttcACATAAATATTGACTAATATTTTCTAGAATAATTTATGGATTTATAAATACACACGTGCTCTACCATTTGATGTAAGACAACATCTAATACAACACACAcaactataaaatatattacttcCTACTACTACTTGGACATTTTACTATCTCCATAATTTTCTTTATcctattaacttttttttttcacaatctCAAAATACTAACACTTTTCATGAAATGACCAACATTCTATCATACTTTTCTCTTCATAACATCTTAAAACAACATCAAACCATTCACATACCCAATGTCTATCACATGCTATGGTTCGACCTACAATTGCTTCATATGACTCACCTCCATCAAACGATACACTTAACACAACACGCCTCACATGTCCTATCTCCACACATATTCTTAATAGCTAACATTCTCTCTAAGCGACTAGCAGACGAATCAAATGTTTAAGCTTTCAGTCATCAAAAGTTGTACAAATTTTCTCCTCCAAACGTCCTACTTCCTCTAGGATGAAACACAAACCCTCGAGCGAgtcacattttttctttcttttcacattttaaTGTTTAGCTTGATTAAGCTTTCTTACACATTTTAATCATTAAGTCTTTAATATGTTTTGTCAGAGACATTGTCTTGACCTATTTTGTTTTCGAGGGAGGCTAAATACCTATTCAAGGTATTATAAGCATTGAGCATTTAACTCAATCTCTCTTGAATGTTTTTAGGTAGAACATCGTTTAGCCTGAGTGTTTTAGCctagatgtttttctatttccaaaGACCTAAGTGTTTAcctaaatttttaatgtttgagGTTTAAGTTCTAAGTCTTGTTTTTTCATTGTTGTCTGATTATTAccattatttgattaaacttcaaaatatgaGAGCTTTTGTCACATAGacaattttgtatttaatacttattttatttaaatttttgtttttctatttgatTACCATATATTATGTGATGACGTGTTTAACATgagttttataatatatatatatatatatatatatatatatattattactacataaatattttactcttaaaaaaatactttaattctAAACTCATTTGTAAGAGCACCAATAGTATAAACGAACTGACTAAATTTACCATcgttggaagaaaaaaaaacctcaTCCAGATTATCCTAAATTAAACTTCCGTGGAGTTAGACCAAAGTAAGCAAATATAGAAGATATGTAACAAAACAAAACAGCGACTCCTTAGTAATCATTTAACAAAAATGAGAAGGCACAACAAAACCGACATATCCAAAACATTAAACACAAATCCCAGCTGTATAATTGCcctaaaaagataagaaaaatctTCTTTTGAAAGGAAATACTAAACTCAATTGGATAAAacatgagaaaaatgaaaacccACAATCACAAAACCATCCAAGCATGCTTGCAAACCAGTACAAAAGGAGGACTCAAAACTGATAGAATCAAATCTTCATACCAACCAAAATTCCACACCCTGAGGTTCCAGTCTAGTTTACCAATCTTATAGGAAAAAAAAGCAACCTATAAGAGAACAAATCATTCATTCACCAGGCACATTAAATACTATGCTGGTGGATCTGATTCATCTTCTGATCCTCAGGCTTGGCTTTTCTTATACTATACCCTGTTCATCTTTGTCGTGTGTGTTTGTGATCTCTTCTGGCTTTTTTTCCTCTGACTTATCCTCACCAACAGTAACCTTTTCCGTTTTGGTGACCTTTTCGGGCTCTTTCTCCTCCACTGATTTATCCTCACCAACAGTTAGTTTCTCAAGGATAGCGGCAGTATCTGAAGCATCTTTgttttcctcttcctcctctccttgTGATTCAGCCACCTCTTGCATAGTTGTCATGAAGGTCTTACAGTCTGGATACGAAAGgaaaagtttcaaaattaaatCACGTGACAACATTTTTTCAATCATTATGTAAAAGTTGTCAAATGAAGACAACATTTATTTCTTCCTTAGTTCACTTTACAGTATCAAAAAATGTAAATCCTTGTTATCATCATTACTCAACCTATGTCAGGGTTAAAAGTTAACCTGATTCATTTCTTGAAACCACCTAGGAGGATACAGAATGCAGAGATCATTGGGGGATAGTTCTTTATTAAAACCAACAGTTAAATCCTGTTTGAACTAATGTAATATATGTTACATAGCTACTCTGGACTGACACGTTTATTTCTTTTTGGAGGTTACAAAAACACATCattgaaaaacagaaaaaacctCAACTTCTGAAGCCAAGAAAGAAGTTCATATAATGAAGCCTTTAGTTATGTCCTAGCATTGTGCTAAAGATAAACTCATGCTTGTTGAGTCAAAAAATGAGGCAATTATTTACCACCACCAGAAATCTGACATATTGATCAATGAATACTCTCCACACAGCATGTGTTTATCAGACCACAAGACCAATAACAAATCAAATTCGCAGTATCAGTTTATACAGAAATAGAAGAAGTGtagaataaaaaacatgaaaagagaGAAGTGTCTTCAAGACTTACTCTCAACAGAGGGAAACCTAATACAGAACAGCTCAGCCTTCAATTCTCCATCTGCAAAATCAGAAGCATGCCACACACACGATTTCTCATTCCCAGAATGCTCCTGTACTGTCAAACTGCCATGAACTGAAATCATATCCATCAGAAACACAACAACAATAATGATAACCACCATGTACTTTAATCAAATAACGAACTCAATATTGCATCATATCACTAATATTAGttccaaaatattaaaaaaaaaattacaacattAATTGTGAAATGTAAAGACCATTTGAATTAGTCCCTGTCATAAGTGAATAATTTAATGGATAAAATGTACATTTCGGTAACCAAcctcatattttttatatttcaaaaagtaACATGACGAATACTAAGATTTCGGAAAGGATCACTGTAAGAGACACTTTCTTTCTGAATATTAAAGGAGATTTCACACTTACGAAGAGAAACAACGGtatttgttccctcctctgcTAACCCAAAATGGacactatgcggaagcgtaaaaataGCTATGTATGCGTAGGGAAAAATAACAccggaaattttaacgtggaaaatcttctcggaaaaaaccacgggacctaatccagaaaattatctccactatgaaagtaggattacagtgtttctctcactctctgaggatctctcaataaatctcaccctctcggatcgTATACAAAAACACTCTCTTTTGCACACTCACAGTTTCTACTACATAGTGTCTTTCACCTCTCGGTGATGTTTCTCTCTTCACGGTAGTACCCGtggctttctctctttctcctctTGAATTTTTTCTTCACCGTTTGATTCTTGGTGAGTTGTGTTTTGCTGCAcattttgcattcattttataatgaatgaaggaagaaaggaCAAGAAACATGGTTGGTGCATTGAAGCTTTAGTGAAGGTGGAAGACATTCTTCCTCAATATATGGTATACGAAAACATTGACCCTTCTTTTCAGCATGTGAATGGatcccatttttgtttttatccaacaaaactcccccataaaactCAAAATGGGTATTCCATCCTTCATTCCATCATTGCATCCTGTCTTTAGTTGGAAGGTACCACGACACCAACACCTTGACaacaatcttcaaccttcttggttgGTATTGACTTAGTCATCATGTCAGACCAATTTAAGTTTGTATGaattttctctatcttcaatttcttctcatccaacACTTCTCGTATCCAATGATATCGGACGTCGATATGCTTCGAGCGTGAATGAAACATGTGGTTCTTGGTTAGATGAAtggtactttgattatcacaattcaccacataatcatcttgatcatgtcctaattcacttaggaaattcttcatccataacATCTCTTAGAGGCTTCAGTCAccgctacatactctgcttcaaCAGGAGACAATGTCACGCATTTTTGTAGCTTTGACTGTTAAGAAACGGCTCCCCCTGcaaaagtaatcagataacctgatgttgacttccttgaatcgacatctccagccatgtctgagtttgaatatccgattagctttagatctccattgccaaaacacaagcttcttttgACAGATCCTCTTAGATACCTTAGTATCCACTTAACAGCTTCCCAATGCTCCTTTCCTGGATTTGACAGGAATCTGCTCACAACTCCTACAACATAGCCAATATCTGGCCTTGTACAAAAGTCTCTATGGTCTGGAGcaagctccaagacaatggtacaagaaatttgattccttcatgatccaacataatttcaagaagacctTTGCAGATTATTGCATGTTTGTGaagcattatgaaaatggtgagttcatcatacttctcttgtatgttgaATGTAGGGAAGGACGAAATTAAAATAGCTGCTCTCAAGAAGGCATTGAGTAAGTTttttgccatgaaagacctgggtgcagtgaagaagatacttggaatgaaaatctccagagatcgttctagaagaatgctatgggtatctcaagaagattctcaaaaggttcaacatgcacaatgccAAATCTGCTCGTGTTCCAACTGATGGACATTTCAAACTCAGCAAGTtgcaatgtccaaagaatgaagaagtaAAAGTAGAAATGAACAAGGTACCCTACTCTTCTGCCGTgggtagccttatgtatgcaatggtttgtacaagACCAGATATTGGCTATGCTGTAGGAGTTGTGAGCAGATTCCTGTCAAATCCAGGAAAGGAGCATTGGGAAGCTGTTAAGTGGATACTAAGGTATCTAAGAGGATCTGTCAAAAGAAGCTTATGTTTTGGCAATGGAGATCTAAAGCTAATCGGATATTCAGACTCAGACATGGCTGGAGATTtcgattcaaggaagtcaacatcaggttatctgattacttttgtagggggagctgtttcttggcagtcaaagctacaaaaatgtgtgacattgtctactattgaagcagagtatgtagcggtgattgaagcctctaaagagatgctatggatgaagaatttcctaagtgaattaggacatgatcaagatgattatgtggtgaattgtgataatcaaagtaccattcatctaaccaagaaccccatgttcCATTCACGCTCGAAGCATATCGACGTCCGATATCATTGGATACGAGAAGCgttggatgagaagaaattaaagaaagagaaaatccATACAGACTTAAATTGGTCTGACATGATGACTAAGTCAATACcaaccaagaaggttgaagattgttGTCAAGGTGCTGGTGTCGTGGTACCTTCCAACTAAAGACAGGATGCAATGATGGAATGAAGGATGGAATACCCATTTTGagttttatgggggagttttgttggataaaaacaaaaatgggatCCATTCACATGCTGAAAAGAAGGGTCAATGTTTTCATATACCATATATTGATGAAGAATGTCTTCCACCTTCACTAAAGCTCCATAAATTGCTCCAATGCACCAACCATGTTTCTTGtcctttcttccttcattcattataaaatgaatgcaaaataTGCAGCAAAACACAACTCACCAAGAATCAAACGGTGAAGAAAAAATTCaagaggagaaagagaaaaagccACGGGTACTACCGTGAAGAGAGGAACATCACCGAGAGGTGAAAGACACTGTGTAGTAGAAACTATGAGTGTGCAAAAGAGAGTGtttttgtataccatccgagaggatgagatttattgagagatcctcagagagtgagagaaacactgtaatcctactttcatagtggagataattTTCTGGACTATGTCCCttgattttttctctcttcctcctcTTGAATTCTTTCTTCACCGTTTGATTCTTGGTGAGTTGTGTTTTGTTAATCAAATAACGAACTCAATATTGCATGTTATCATTAATGTTAGttcgaaaatattaaaaaaagttttacaaCATTAATTGTGAAATGTAAAGACCATTTGAATTAGTCCCTGAATCATAAGTGAATAATTTAATGGATAAAATGTACATTTCGGTAACCAAcctcatattttttatatttcaaaaagtaACATGACGAATACTAAGATTTCGGAAAGGATCACTGTAAGAGACACTTTCTTTCTGAATATTAAAGGAGATTTCACACTTATGACTCAAATTCAAAATCACAAGCAGAAACAACATGCACTCAGCAGCAGCATAACCAatactatatatatactaaattaaattgGCAATTccctataaaaaaaactaaaaagaaaagtagaaaaGATATTAAGAATCAAAGGCAAAGTGTAGCTGGCCACTCTATTAATCACTATTATTTCATTACAATTTCTCTAAAAGACAACCAAATAACCATTCCCTTTATTTAAGGGACCCAACTAAAGTTGTTATAGTtcaagacaaaagaaaaaccataaacataaaaaagaatcTTAACGGTCTCTCACAAATAATCGATTCACAGTTAACAAACACAAAGCATAAAACATACCGTCCAAAAGACCCAAAAGTAACATAAAACATTCATTAAACGAGAGATGGAATCACAGAAACTTCCAGGTAATTTCTTCGAAGATATGAAATGAAATttctcataaattaaaattaacttgtacataatttaatttgtagaaaattgttcatacattattttaattattatatttaactcAAGATAGAGTAATTTCACTGTTTATCTTCTTTTTATGGTCAAGAAGAAATTTATCCAAATTATAATCTGCTATGCATACTCTGAAAAAGGACTTCATTGATGAAAATGATGTTCTGTAATTGGAGTAGGATATATTTAGctacaaatgaaaagaaaatgcaaagcAATGGATAGTACCGAGATGATTTGCGCAGATCTTAAGCGTCTTGGATTGGCGCACGAGGAGCCTGACCTTTCCAGTAACCTTGTGTTTCAACAGCTTCACATTCCCACCGCCACGTTCCTTCCACTGATTCCCTTCCTTGTCGAACCGATACAGCTTCGCTTTCCTGCAACAACAATCTCAATTCAAATTCACAATCCAAGATTGTGTATGTGTGAGTGAGTGTGTTATCGTACAGATCGAGGATGGGATCTTCGTCCTCCTCGCCAGTGCTGACGGCCACCTCTTCGAGCTTCACAATCGGAGCGACTTGAGCTCCGGTGTCCTCATCCTCCGGCGGCGCGTTGTCATCGCCGTCACGGTGGAGCTCCGGCTCGGTGGTGCTCGCCATTGACGACGATGGTGGTGGTACTGAAATGGTGTGATGGGAAGGAGTGAGTGGGAGAGTTATAGTGagtgagagagaaaaggagagtaCACTGTTGTAATGTGTTGTGTTGTTGGTTGCTGCAGTTTTATGTGCTGTGTAGGGTATCCATGTTTTCtgtcttttccctttttttttttttttcaaaaagttaaattgaGTGACACAGTCACCATTTTGTTTTCATGATCTGTAAATCAAAAtctaatgttaatttttatatgatttttgtacAAGAAGGTTATTACTTCGACACGGTTGCAGAACCATTCGACAACCAACTAGATGGAACTACATCGGACCAAATCAAGTATGTGTTTCTCGGGGATTTAGGGATATCTTACTATTTTTTACAACTAAATTATTTCAACGTGAGTTCTTTTATACATG harbors:
- the LOC108346915 gene encoding ran-binding protein 1 homolog b, which translates into the protein MASTTEPELHRDGDDNAPPEDEDTGAQVAPIVKLEEVAVSTGEEDEDPILDLKAKLYRFDKEGNQWKERGGGNVKLLKHKVTGKVRLLVRQSKTLKICANHLVHGSLTVQEHSGNEKSCVWHASDFADGELKAELFCIRFPSVENCKTFMTTMQEVAESQGEEEEENKDASDTAAILEKLTVGEDKSVEEKEPEKVTKTEKVTVGEDKSEEKKPEEITNTHDKDEQGIV